The genomic stretch TTTATACAAACACTTAAAAATATTTGGAGTCTTAAAGAATTAAGAGATAAAATTCTCTTCACTTTAGGAATTATCCTTGTGTATAGATTCGCATCTTATATCTCACTTCCGGCAATTAACCTTGCAGAGGTGGGAGATCTCTTAGAGCATTATAAAAATCAAGGCGGTAACAAGCAAGGAGCAGGTCTCCTTGGCTTGCTTTCGTCGTTTACGGGGGGAGCTTTCAGCCACGCTTCCGTAATGGCGTTAGGAATCATGCCTTATATTTCTGCTTCTATTATTGTTCAGTTGATGGGGATGGCTATTCCTTATCTTCAGAAGCTTCAGAAAGATGGAGAGTCAGGTAGAAATACATTGAACCAAATTACAAGATGGTTAACGATCGGGGTTTGTCTGGTACAGGCTCCTTCTTACTTAACTTCTATTACTCAATTATTCTTACCGTATGCTCAGTTCCAATCTGCATACTATGTAGAGCCTAATTCAATTATGTTCTGGTTACCAAGTATTGTTATTTTGGTTGCCGGTTCTGTATTTGCAATGTGGCTTGGTGAAAAGATTACCGATAAGGGAATCGGAAATGGTATCTCTATCCTTATTATGGTGGGGATTCTTTCAAGATTACCTGAGGCATTCGTACAGGAGATGGCCGTGCAGAACGGAAAAGGAGGAATGGGATCAATCATGATCCTTATTGAAGTATTATTCTGGATGTTGGTAGTTCTTTTAGCAGTGATCTTATCAGTAGCTGTTAGAAAAATTCCAATTCAGTATGTAAGCAGAGCTCAAGCAAGAGGAGGTGTAAACAGAAATCTTATGCAGGGAGCAAGACAATGGATTCCATTGAAAGTAAATGCTGCTGGTGTAATGCCAATTATCTTTGCTCAGGCATTGATGTTCGTACCAGGATTATTAACAAAATTCGATGAGTCAAACACTTTTCTTGCAGGTTTCAAGAATGTTTTTAGCTGGCAGTACAACGTATTGTTTGCGCTATTAATTATTATCTTCTCATTTTTCTATACTGCGATTACTATTCCGGTAAACCAGATGGCTGATGATTTAAAGAGAAATGGAGGTTTAGTACCAAAAGTAAGACCCGGAAAAGAGACCGCTGATTATTTAGATGATATTTTATCAAAAATTACCTTGCCAGGTGCAATTTTTTTATCTATCTTTGCAGTCCTTCCAGCAATTGTGCATGGAAGCTTTGTTCAGACAGATGCGTTTGCCCTATTTTTCGGGGGAACGTCCCTATTAATTATGGTGGGTGTAATTTTAGATACAGTTCAACAGATTAATACTTATCTGCTGAACCATCATTATGATGGCTTAATGCAGTCTAAATTATCAAGAACGACTGGATATTAATTTATGGCAAAACAAAAACATATTGAACAAGATGGCGTG from Chryseobacterium indologenes encodes the following:
- the secY gene encoding preprotein translocase subunit SecY, translating into MKEFIQTLKNIWSLKELRDKILFTLGIILVYRFASYISLPAINLAEVGDLLEHYKNQGGNKQGAGLLGLLSSFTGGAFSHASVMALGIMPYISASIIVQLMGMAIPYLQKLQKDGESGRNTLNQITRWLTIGVCLVQAPSYLTSITQLFLPYAQFQSAYYVEPNSIMFWLPSIVILVAGSVFAMWLGEKITDKGIGNGISILIMVGILSRLPEAFVQEMAVQNGKGGMGSIMILIEVLFWMLVVLLAVILSVAVRKIPIQYVSRAQARGGVNRNLMQGARQWIPLKVNAAGVMPIIFAQALMFVPGLLTKFDESNTFLAGFKNVFSWQYNVLFALLIIIFSFFYTAITIPVNQMADDLKRNGGLVPKVRPGKETADYLDDILSKITLPGAIFLSIFAVLPAIVHGSFVQTDAFALFFGGTSLLIMVGVILDTVQQINTYLLNHHYDGLMQSKLSRTTGY